A genomic segment from bacterium encodes:
- a CDS encoding NADH-quinone oxidoreductase subunit A, whose product MFFGSSLFGKKTYSRVKEQAYECGIEPETDSRQRFPVKFYMVAILFIIFDLETVFLFPWAVNYKQLGMFGFVEMGVFILILLVGYVYIVKKGALKWD is encoded by the coding sequence ATGTTCTTTGGTTCGTCTCTCTTTGGTAAGAAGACGTACAGCCGCGTTAAAGAACAAGCGTACGAATGCGGCATCGAGCCCGAAACCGATAGCCGCCAACGTTTTCCCGTTAAGTTCTACATGGTGGCGATCCTTTTTATAATCTTTGATCTCGAAACAGTGTTCCTTTTCCCCTGGGCAGTGAACTACAAACAGCTCGGCATGTTCGGATTTGTAGAGATGGGCGTTTTCATCCTGATTCTGCTTGTGGGCTACGTATACATCGTGAAGAAAGGAGCACTCAAGTGGGATTAG
- a CDS encoding NAD(P)H-dependent oxidoreductase subunit E, which translates to MILSNDTKSKIAEYSKKYPKVKSAILPALHYAYEEQGYLDDPMYEEIAQVLGVKFIEVAEAASFYTMFPKQKRGKYYIQVCRNISCALMGSHHLTQYLLEKFGIKLGETTKDNLFTVVEVECLGSCCTAPMMQVNDKYYENLTQAKIDQLIDEWRAAK; encoded by the coding sequence ATGATTTTGTCTAATGATACAAAATCGAAAATCGCTGAATACTCAAAGAAATATCCGAAAGTAAAATCGGCAATTCTGCCTGCGCTTCACTATGCCTATGAAGAGCAAGGGTATCTCGATGACCCGATGTATGAAGAGATCGCTCAAGTCCTCGGCGTCAAGTTTATCGAGGTCGCCGAAGCCGCTTCGTTCTATACAATGTTTCCGAAGCAAAAGCGCGGCAAGTACTACATTCAAGTCTGCCGCAATATCTCGTGCGCACTTATGGGCTCGCACCACTTGACTCAGTATCTCCTGGAGAAATTCGGAATCAAGCTCGGAGAGACAACGAAGGACAATCTCTTCACTGTAGTCGAAGTCGAATGTCTCGGCAGCTGTTGCACGGCACCGATGATGCAGGTCAATGACAAGTACTACGAAAACCTGACTCAAGCCAAGATCGATCAGTTGATTGACGAATGGCGGGCGGCAAAGTAA
- a CDS encoding methylmalonyl-CoA mutase encodes MKKKTHNQADLASFNYETKLGNPGEFPFTRGIYPAMYTDRLWTMRQYAGYATARESNERYRYLLSQGQTGLSVAFDLPTQIGYDSDDPMAAGEVGKTGVAIDTLADFETLFEGIPLDKVSTSMTINATAAILLCMYIAVARKQNVTADKITGTVQNDILKEFIARGTYIYPPKPSMRLITDIFAYAKSSLPRYNTISISGYHIREAGATAVQEIAFTIANGIEYVTHALNAGLKVDDFAPQLSFFFCAQQNLLEEVAKFRAGRRIWATIMKGRFGARDPKSMMLRFHTQTAGVSLTAQQPEVNTVRTTLEALAAVLGGTQSLHTNAHDEALALPTASSAQLALRIQQVLGYETGMNDTVDPLAGSYYVESLTDSIEAEVNKYLSKIDTIGGSMRAIEDGFFQSEIQKSAYEFQLQVESKERIIVGVNQFKSETASTPSLQKVSEQSRDEQVTRLKRIRAERDNAAVTRHLARLKSAAGTDENLIPIILDCVESYSSVGEISDVLRGVWGEYRESIVI; translated from the coding sequence ATGAAAAAGAAAACTCACAATCAAGCAGACTTGGCAAGTTTCAATTACGAAACCAAACTTGGGAATCCGGGTGAGTTCCCATTTACTCGCGGCATCTACCCCGCCATGTACACCGACCGACTCTGGACAATGAGGCAGTACGCGGGTTATGCAACTGCAAGGGAATCCAACGAACGCTATCGATATTTGTTGTCGCAAGGCCAAACCGGACTATCGGTTGCATTCGACCTGCCGACTCAAATCGGCTATGACTCTGACGATCCAATGGCAGCTGGTGAAGTTGGCAAGACCGGAGTTGCGATTGACACACTCGCGGATTTTGAGACACTCTTCGAAGGTATTCCACTTGACAAAGTCTCGACATCGATGACCATAAACGCCACTGCGGCAATATTGCTTTGCATGTATATCGCCGTAGCACGGAAACAGAATGTTACCGCTGACAAGATAACCGGCACCGTCCAGAACGACATACTCAAGGAGTTTATTGCACGAGGAACTTACATTTATCCGCCCAAGCCCTCGATGCGACTCATTACTGATATTTTTGCGTATGCCAAATCAAGTCTACCTCGATATAATACCATTTCAATTTCGGGGTATCACATCCGAGAAGCAGGCGCAACCGCCGTGCAGGAAATCGCCTTCACCATAGCAAACGGTATCGAGTATGTTACTCACGCACTTAACGCTGGCCTGAAAGTCGATGACTTTGCGCCGCAGTTGTCGTTCTTTTTCTGCGCTCAACAGAACTTGCTGGAAGAAGTCGCTAAGTTCCGCGCCGGGCGCCGCATTTGGGCGACTATAATGAAGGGCCGATTTGGCGCTCGTGATCCTAAGTCGATGATGCTTCGCTTTCATACACAGACGGCGGGGGTGTCGCTTACTGCACAACAACCGGAAGTCAATACAGTGAGAACCACATTGGAGGCATTGGCCGCCGTACTCGGAGGTACTCAATCTCTTCATACTAATGCTCACGACGAGGCGCTCGCCTTGCCAACAGCATCTTCCGCGCAGTTGGCGCTTCGCATTCAGCAAGTTCTCGGCTACGAAACGGGAATGAACGACACCGTCGATCCGTTGGCGGGGAGCTATTATGTTGAGTCGCTAACTGATAGTATCGAAGCTGAAGTGAATAAATACCTTTCCAAGATCGACACTATTGGCGGTTCGATGCGGGCGATTGAAGATGGGTTCTTCCAATCCGAAATTCAAAAGTCGGCATATGAATTCCAGTTGCAGGTTGAGTCAAAGGAACGAATCATCGTTGGAGTCAACCAGTTCAAATCAGAGACAGCTTCAACTCCGTCGTTGCAAAAGGTAAGTGAGCAATCTCGGGATGAGCAGGTAACTCGCCTCAAGCGAATTCGGGCTGAGCGCGACAATGCAGCAGTGACAAGACACCTCGCGCGGCTGAAGTCCGCAGCAGGCACAGATGAAAATCTGATCCCGATTATATTAGATTGTGTGGAATCTTACTCAAGTGTCGGTGAGATCTCTGATGTTCTGCGTGGCGTCTGGGGCGAGTACCGGGAGAGCATCGTAATATGA
- a CDS encoding M48 family metallopeptidase: MWELIQQNKRRSIVLFVMMGAILLLLGYLIGAAFAPPDGGLFGLVLAIVVWGVMSMISYFSGDSIMLNMAGAKEVTREVHPQLYNVIEEMKIAGSLPRVPKVYIIETSAPNAFATGRKAENASIAVTTGLLEKMNRDELQGVVAHETGHILNRDILFITFAGVMLGTIVILSDMFLRGMRFGGSRRLGSSRSKNGGQGAAVLLVVALVFAILAPIMAQLLYFAVSRRREYLADATAVRLTRYPEGLASALEKISASTDDMPRMNKAIAPLFIANPIKAAGARMSNLTSTHPPITERIAILRSIAGGVGYLNYQQAYSKIKSTREQVLPKSALEEKDVPTARSASPEVVTGTVTSSPKRGINDLIRAVNGFAFLTCTCGLKIKIPPDFGKDSVTCPRCNQLNKIPVAELAASVAVLEGIGAKGVEEEIKSESTYKRQSQSWESFKCACGRTIQL; encoded by the coding sequence ATGTGGGAGCTGATTCAACAAAACAAGCGACGGTCAATTGTGCTCTTCGTCATGATGGGCGCGATTCTGCTTTTGCTTGGCTATCTAATCGGTGCTGCTTTTGCACCGCCTGACGGTGGGTTGTTTGGCCTAGTGCTGGCGATTGTCGTCTGGGGTGTCATGTCAATGATCAGCTACTTCAGCGGCGATTCAATCATGCTCAATATGGCCGGAGCTAAAGAGGTCACCCGCGAAGTCCATCCACAGCTCTACAATGTCATCGAAGAAATGAAAATCGCCGGCAGCCTGCCCAGAGTTCCCAAAGTCTACATCATTGAGACATCCGCCCCCAACGCGTTTGCTACCGGCCGCAAGGCTGAGAATGCTTCCATAGCTGTAACGACCGGATTGCTCGAAAAAATGAACCGTGACGAGTTGCAGGGAGTTGTCGCTCACGAAACTGGCCATATCCTCAATCGCGACATTCTCTTCATCACGTTCGCCGGAGTCATGCTAGGCACTATCGTGATTCTGTCTGACATGTTTCTGCGCGGGATGCGTTTTGGTGGTTCAAGACGATTGGGTTCAAGTCGTTCAAAAAACGGCGGTCAAGGGGCTGCCGTGTTGCTGGTAGTCGCGTTGGTCTTTGCAATTCTTGCGCCGATAATGGCACAGCTCTTGTACTTCGCCGTTTCGCGTCGCCGTGAGTATCTTGCAGATGCCACCGCTGTGCGCTTGACGCGTTATCCCGAAGGATTGGCCTCCGCTCTTGAGAAGATCTCAGCTTCGACTGACGATATGCCTCGGATGAACAAAGCTATCGCACCACTCTTCATCGCGAATCCGATCAAGGCGGCTGGTGCGAGAATGTCCAATTTGACAAGCACACATCCGCCAATTACAGAACGGATCGCGATTCTCCGTTCGATCGCCGGCGGCGTAGGGTACCTGAATTATCAGCAAGCCTATTCCAAAATCAAGAGTACCCGAGAGCAGGTCTTACCAAAGTCGGCGCTTGAGGAAAAGGACGTTCCAACCGCCCGTTCCGCGAGCCCCGAGGTTGTTACTGGAACAGTCACATCGTCACCGAAGCGCGGCATCAATGACTTGATACGAGCAGTAAATGGTTTTGCATTCCTCACTTGCACATGTGGACTGAAGATTAAGATACCGCCGGATTTCGGAAAAGACTCCGTAACTTGCCCGCGCTGTAATCAGCTCAACAAGATTCCAGTAGCAGAACTTGCAGCAAGCGTCGCAGTCTTGGAGGGGATCGGTGCGAAGGGAGTTGAGGAGGAAATCAAGTCCGAGTCGACTTACAAGCGGCAATCCCAAAGCTGGGAGTCATTCAAGTGTGCTTGTGGTCGTACAATACAACTTTAG
- a CDS encoding acetyl-CoA carboxylase biotin carboxylase subunit, with translation MFKKILIANRGEIAIRILRACRLLDIKTVAVFSDADCGALHVRFADEAYNIGPSPASQSYLVMEKLIEVAKKSGAEAIHPGYGFLAENWQFAKLVQDSGLTFIGPNYESIRILGDKLEARKLAEQNGVPTVPGGPVNASKLSLANKLADRCGYPVLVKAVAGGGGKGMRIVNAPDDLEKALIAAGNEARSAFGDDRVFIEKCIIRPRHIEIQVVCDSYGNAIYLGERECSIQRRHQKLIEEAPSSFVDPELRARMGETALKAVKAANYSNIGTVEFLVDKDKNFYFLEVNTRLQVEHPVTELVFGIDLVDEQIKIAAGEELSIKQSDVSMSGHSIECRICAEDAVNGFIPSTGKIVSYRQPSGPGVRVDSGIRDGSEVTPYYDSLIAKLITYGSDRTEAIKRMRQALAEYRIAGVVTNLGFHETIMAMRAFVDGDLSTAFINDNFPNGISNAEPDEELSRAAAVAAALHYYRESQRVRTAAPCATASSR, from the coding sequence ATGTTTAAGAAGATACTGATCGCAAATCGCGGCGAAATCGCCATTCGGATACTAAGAGCCTGCCGTCTATTGGACATCAAAACGGTTGCTGTTTTTTCGGATGCTGATTGTGGCGCCCTCCATGTTCGCTTCGCAGACGAAGCCTACAACATTGGTCCCTCTCCGGCCTCGCAAAGTTATCTTGTAATGGAGAAATTGATTGAAGTTGCAAAGAAGTCGGGAGCTGAAGCAATCCACCCAGGTTACGGATTCCTGGCAGAGAACTGGCAGTTCGCCAAACTTGTCCAAGACAGCGGGCTGACCTTTATCGGACCGAACTACGAATCAATTCGAATACTCGGCGACAAACTCGAAGCCCGCAAACTTGCTGAACAGAACGGTGTACCGACCGTTCCCGGCGGCCCGGTCAATGCATCCAAACTGTCACTCGCCAACAAATTGGCGGACCGTTGTGGTTATCCGGTGCTTGTCAAAGCCGTAGCCGGTGGCGGCGGCAAAGGGATGCGTATAGTGAATGCCCCTGATGATCTTGAGAAAGCGCTGATAGCAGCCGGAAACGAAGCACGATCGGCATTCGGCGATGACCGTGTGTTTATCGAAAAATGCATCATCCGCCCCCGCCATATCGAGATTCAAGTTGTTTGCGATTCGTATGGCAATGCAATCTATCTCGGTGAGAGGGAATGTTCGATCCAGCGCCGTCATCAGAAGCTTATTGAAGAAGCACCATCATCATTTGTTGATCCTGAACTGCGCGCTCGGATGGGTGAAACTGCTTTGAAGGCTGTCAAAGCAGCCAACTACTCAAACATTGGCACAGTCGAGTTTCTCGTCGACAAAGATAAGAACTTCTACTTCCTCGAAGTCAATACCCGGCTTCAAGTCGAACATCCGGTGACCGAGCTGGTGTTTGGAATCGACCTCGTCGACGAACAAATCAAGATCGCCGCTGGCGAAGAACTCTCAATCAAGCAAAGCGATGTTTCTATGTCGGGGCACTCGATCGAGTGTCGCATTTGCGCAGAAGATGCCGTCAACGGGTTCATCCCGAGCACCGGCAAGATTGTTAGCTATCGTCAACCATCGGGACCCGGTGTTCGCGTGGATTCAGGTATTCGGGACGGTTCAGAAGTAACACCATACTACGATTCGCTGATAGCAAAGCTGATTACTTACGGGTCAGATCGGACCGAGGCAATCAAGCGCATGCGCCAGGCACTGGCTGAATATCGCATTGCCGGTGTTGTAACCAATTTGGGATTTCACGAAACGATCATGGCGATGCGGGCATTTGTCGATGGCGACCTTTCCACCGCATTCATCAATGATAACTTTCCAAACGGAATCTCAAATGCTGAGCCTGATGAAGAACTGTCCCGCGCCGCTGCCGTTGCGGCCGCGCTTCACTATTACCGCGAATCACAGCGGGTCCGGACGGCGGCACCGTGCGCGACTGCAAGCTCAAGATAA
- the nuoF gene encoding NADH-quinone oxidoreductase subunit NuoF: protein MQKHVLFEHITDPQLHNIDRAIELGAYKAWEKVLKSMKREEVVQVVKDSGLRGRGGAGFPTGLKWSFVPVASPKPKYLCCNADESEPGTCKDRVLMECDPHSVIEGVMIAAFAIDCHTSFFYIRGEYDLSMRRIEKAIDEAYKKGFLGKNILGTDYDLEMILHRGGGAYICGEETALLSSLEGEKGLSRIKPPFPAVSGLYACPTVVNNVETVANLPRIVMNGGQWYASMGTEKSKGTRIFSVSGHVKKPGNYELELGTPLRTLIYDYAGGMLDDKKLKCVIPGGSSVPVLMPDQLDTPLDFESVQAAGSMLGSGAVIVMNEDTCMVWVAEILAHFYMHESCGKCTPCRQGTGWLYEILHRIEHGLGKKEDLDTLLDLAKNIEGNTICALGDAAATPVISTIKQFRNEYEYHIEHKKCLVKSDFRLR from the coding sequence ATGCAGAAGCACGTTCTCTTTGAGCACATAACCGACCCGCAGTTACACAATATCGACCGGGCTATTGAACTTGGCGCCTACAAGGCTTGGGAAAAAGTCCTAAAGAGCATGAAGCGTGAAGAGGTCGTCCAGGTTGTCAAAGATTCCGGCCTTCGCGGTCGCGGCGGCGCAGGATTCCCGACTGGACTCAAATGGAGCTTCGTTCCTGTCGCATCGCCTAAACCGAAATACCTGTGCTGTAACGCCGACGAATCAGAACCCGGCACCTGCAAAGATCGTGTATTGATGGAGTGCGATCCTCATAGCGTCATCGAAGGTGTTATGATCGCGGCTTTCGCAATCGACTGCCATACATCATTCTTCTATATAAGAGGCGAGTACGATCTTTCGATGCGCCGAATTGAGAAGGCAATTGATGAAGCCTATAAAAAGGGCTTCCTTGGCAAGAATATTCTCGGCACCGACTACGACTTAGAGATGATTCTCCATCGTGGTGGTGGTGCCTACATTTGCGGAGAGGAAACCGCATTGTTGTCTTCGCTCGAAGGCGAAAAGGGACTCTCGCGCATTAAGCCGCCATTCCCGGCGGTATCGGGACTGTATGCTTGCCCGACCGTAGTTAATAATGTAGAAACGGTTGCCAATCTACCGCGAATCGTCATGAACGGCGGACAGTGGTATGCTTCGATGGGTACCGAAAAGTCCAAGGGCACACGTATCTTCTCAGTCTCTGGTCATGTAAAGAAACCCGGCAACTACGAACTCGAACTGGGCACGCCATTGCGCACGCTGATTTATGATTATGCTGGCGGAATGCTCGATGACAAGAAACTCAAGTGCGTGATTCCGGGTGGTTCATCCGTTCCAGTCCTAATGCCTGACCAACTTGACACTCCATTGGATTTTGAATCTGTACAAGCGGCTGGATCAATGTTGGGTTCCGGAGCTGTCATTGTCATGAACGAAGACACCTGCATGGTCTGGGTTGCTGAGATTTTGGCACATTTTTATATGCATGAATCGTGTGGCAAATGCACTCCTTGCCGACAGGGAACAGGCTGGTTGTATGAGATCCTTCATCGCATCGAGCACGGACTCGGCAAGAAAGAAGACCTTGATACACTTCTGGATCTGGCAAAGAACATTGAAGGCAACACGATCTGCGCACTTGGTGACGCCGCTGCAACGCCGGTGATTTCGACAATCAAGCAATTCCGTAATGAGTATGAATATCACATCGAGCACAAGAAGTGCCTGGTTAAGTCAGATTTTAGGTTGAGATAA
- a CDS encoding DUF3592 domain-containing protein — protein sequence MTLYYSFIVILIVAMLLRVVFSIVRKNTLRKRLVVLLFALFACSTTIGYFSAAHLSQLRAMRDWPTVTGTVIESRIVGEKAIVPYVVYSYDLNSNPHLGTSDLGTPAFGNKSKRLNEAETLIADYPVGTRVDVHYDPVDPRNSYIVSAVPWNAYAQAGIWLFLSFGSAVVLMFFGFKSKQAVR from the coding sequence ATGACGCTGTACTATTCCTTCATCGTAATCTTGATTGTAGCTATGCTCTTGCGAGTAGTCTTCTCTATTGTGCGAAAGAACACTTTGCGCAAGAGATTGGTCGTTTTGCTCTTTGCGCTCTTCGCTTGCAGCACAACAATAGGATACTTCTCGGCCGCGCACTTAAGCCAACTTCGGGCAATGCGCGATTGGCCAACGGTGACTGGAACAGTTATAGAGTCTCGCATTGTTGGTGAGAAGGCGATTGTCCCCTATGTCGTCTATTCCTATGATCTGAATTCGAATCCACATCTTGGGACCAGTGACTTGGGAACTCCGGCATTTGGCAACAAGTCGAAACGACTCAACGAGGCAGAAACCTTGATCGCAGATTATCCGGTTGGAACGCGTGTTGACGTGCACTACGATCCGGTCGATCCGCGAAACTCTTACATTGTTTCAGCAGTGCCGTGGAATGCTTATGCCCAAGCGGGCATTTGGCTGTTTCTGAGTTTTGGTTCTGCGGTGGTTCTGATGTTTTTTGGTTTCAAGTCAAAGCAGGCTGTCAGGTGA
- the mce gene encoding methylmalonyl-CoA epimerase: MTHRINHIAIAVKDIEQSRSLFGLVSKAAISEVIEVPDQKVKVCFVETGETKIELVQPTEGNVGVAKFLKNRGEGIHHICLGVENIEVELAAYKEKGIRLIDETPRIGAEGHRVAFVHPQSTNGVLIELEELESHNQS; this comes from the coding sequence ATGACGCATCGAATTAACCACATCGCAATAGCCGTTAAGGACATCGAGCAATCGCGCTCGCTTTTCGGACTGGTCAGTAAAGCCGCAATTTCGGAAGTCATCGAAGTTCCCGATCAAAAGGTGAAAGTCTGCTTCGTCGAAACCGGTGAAACCAAGATCGAGCTGGTTCAGCCGACGGAAGGGAATGTTGGAGTCGCCAAGTTTCTCAAGAATCGGGGCGAGGGAATCCACCATATTTGCCTTGGAGTAGAAAACATTGAAGTCGAACTGGCGGCATACAAAGAAAAGGGAATTCGGCTAATCGATGAGACCCCTCGAATTGGAGCGGAAGGGCATCGGGTGGCTTTCGTCCACCCACAATCAACTAACGGCGTCCTGATTGAGCTCGAAGAGCTCGAATCTCACAATCAATCTTAA
- the nuoD gene encoding NADH dehydrogenase (quinone) subunit D, with amino-acid sequence MTINMGPQHPATHGVLRVILEIDGETVIRCQPEVGYLHTGIEKTAEAKLYYKALPMTDRMDYLAPMSNNLGYCLGVEKFLGVEIPEKAQWVRVLLAEVTRINSHLVWLGTHALDIGALSMVLYAFREREDVLSIYEAVSGQRMMSTYFRIGGLAEDLPENFDQLVRTLLKNITVRLQEYENILTNNRIWRNRTIGVGKLTAEDAIDAGVTGPLLRASGVNYDLRKARPYSGYEKFDFDVPTSNRCDCFGRYEVRMEEMRQSLRIIQQAIDGIPQGRFRARAPGIVLPTKEETLYSMEALIYHFKLITEGFSPPVGEVYQTIESPKGELGFYFVSDGSPKPYRMRVRPPSFVNIAALPKLVVGGLLADVIACIGSIDIVLGEVDR; translated from the coding sequence ATGACCATCAACATGGGACCGCAGCATCCAGCAACCCATGGAGTTCTGCGCGTAATTCTCGAGATTGACGGCGAGACAGTTATCCGCTGCCAGCCTGAGGTCGGTTACCTTCATACAGGCATTGAGAAAACCGCCGAAGCAAAGCTCTATTACAAAGCTCTGCCTATGACTGACCGTATGGATTATCTCGCGCCAATGTCGAACAATCTCGGCTATTGCCTCGGTGTTGAGAAATTCCTCGGTGTTGAAATTCCCGAAAAAGCGCAGTGGGTGAGAGTACTCCTTGCTGAAGTCACACGCATCAACTCGCACCTTGTCTGGCTCGGAACGCACGCCCTTGATATCGGCGCCCTTAGTATGGTGCTCTATGCCTTCCGTGAACGCGAAGATGTCTTGAGCATCTATGAAGCGGTCTCCGGCCAAAGAATGATGTCGACTTACTTCCGTATCGGCGGTCTGGCAGAGGATCTACCCGAGAACTTTGACCAATTGGTACGGACTCTTCTTAAGAACATCACAGTTCGCTTGCAGGAGTACGAAAACATCCTAACCAACAACCGAATCTGGCGCAACCGAACTATCGGCGTTGGCAAACTCACTGCCGAAGACGCAATCGATGCTGGAGTAACCGGGCCATTACTGCGTGCTTCCGGCGTCAACTATGATTTGCGCAAAGCACGTCCGTACTCGGGTTATGAGAAGTTTGATTTTGATGTCCCAACCTCGAACCGCTGCGATTGCTTCGGACGCTATGAGGTCCGTATGGAAGAGATGCGCCAAAGCTTGCGCATAATCCAACAAGCAATCGACGGAATTCCGCAAGGTCGGTTCCGTGCTCGTGCTCCCGGAATTGTCCTTCCAACAAAGGAAGAGACACTCTATTCGATGGAAGCGTTGATCTACCACTTTAAGTTAATCACCGAAGGCTTTAGCCCGCCGGTAGGGGAAGTGTATCAAACCATAGAGTCTCCTAAAGGTGAACTCGGATTCTACTTCGTTTCCGACGGAAGCCCGAAACCATACAGAATGCGCGTACGTCCTCCGAGTTTTGTAAACATTGCGGCGTTGCCCAAGTTGGTTGTTGGCGGTTTGCTTGCTGACGTTATCGCTTGTATTGGTTCTATTGATATCGTGCTTGGTGAGGTGGACAGATGA
- a CDS encoding NADH-quinone oxidoreductase subunit C has protein sequence MDINTKEKVSAKFGGKIIEASTQFDELSFVVDKSDLHDVVRFLRDEPGLKYRHLSDITATDWLDRAKRFEIVYHLYSFDLRDYVRIKVRVGEDEPVPTMCSDWKTANWLEREVFDMFGVSFSEHPDMRRILMWDEFEGHPLRKDYPLTYEMPQFTFNKDEPPEVIK, from the coding sequence ATGGATATCAATACCAAAGAAAAAGTCAGCGCTAAGTTTGGCGGCAAAATTATCGAGGCATCGACGCAATTCGATGAACTCAGTTTCGTTGTCGACAAGTCCGACTTGCATGATGTCGTCCGATTCCTCCGCGACGAGCCTGGCCTCAAATATCGGCACCTATCTGACATAACGGCTACAGATTGGCTCGATAGGGCCAAGCGCTTTGAGATCGTATATCATCTCTACTCATTCGATCTGCGTGATTATGTGCGCATCAAAGTCCGTGTGGGTGAAGATGAGCCCGTCCCGACAATGTGCAGCGATTGGAAAACTGCCAATTGGCTGGAGCGCGAAGTGTTTGACATGTTTGGAGTGAGCTTCTCGGAACACCCGGACATGCGCAGAATTCTTATGTGGGACGAATTTGAGGGTCACCCGCTACGTAAAGACTATCCGCTTACATATGAAATGCCGCAGTTTACCTTTAATAAGGATGAACCGCCGGAGGTCATCAAGTAG
- a CDS encoding NADH-quinone oxidoreductase subunit B produces MGLEEKIPDGIILTTAEKIINWGRTKSMWPFGFGLACCAIEMISTVSPKYDLSRFGMEVMRASPRQADLMIVAGRVSNKMAPVVKRLYEQMPNPKWVISMGACASCGGVFNNYAILQGVDKIIPVDIYVPGCPPRPEQLIDGIVKLHELVKQSKLKEDSRKTA; encoded by the coding sequence GTGGGATTAGAAGAAAAAATTCCTGACGGGATCATCCTCACGACTGCTGAGAAGATAATAAATTGGGGTCGCACAAAATCAATGTGGCCTTTTGGATTTGGTTTGGCCTGTTGCGCTATCGAAATGATCTCAACAGTGAGTCCCAAATACGATTTGTCGCGCTTTGGAATGGAAGTTATGCGCGCCTCACCAAGGCAAGCAGATTTGATGATCGTCGCCGGTAGAGTGTCAAACAAAATGGCTCCGGTGGTGAAGCGTCTGTATGAACAGATGCCGAATCCGAAGTGGGTTATTTCAATGGGTGCATGTGCGTCGTGCGGCGGCGTGTTTAACAACTATGCAATCTTGCAGGGTGTTGATAAGATTATTCCGGTAGATATTTATGTTCCCGGTTGTCCGCCTCGCCCAGAGCAATTGATAGATGGTATCGTGAAGTTGCACGAGTTAGTAAAGCAGTCGAAGTTGAAGGAAGACTCAAGAAAGACCGCATAG
- a CDS encoding acetyl-CoA carboxylase biotin carboxyl carrier protein subunit encodes MKYVVTIDAKEFEVDIQDAGDELSVAVDGKSLATSIESGANNHQFLMLLDAKSYDTEVFKSDDGVAVFLHGREFDCTVEDQRLVAIRKAAGIKLETGRKELYAPMPGLVMRILKSAGDKVKKGEPLLVVEAMKMENELKSPTDGVIREVHAVVGKPIDKGAVLVSFEG; translated from the coding sequence GTGAAGTATGTAGTAACAATCGACGCAAAAGAATTCGAAGTGGATATCCAAGATGCCGGTGATGAGTTGTCGGTTGCAGTTGATGGAAAGTCACTCGCTACCAGCATCGAAAGCGGGGCAAACAACCACCAATTCTTGATGCTGCTTGACGCGAAATCTTACGACACCGAAGTTTTCAAGAGTGACGATGGTGTCGCGGTCTTCTTGCACGGACGCGAATTCGATTGCACGGTAGAAGACCAACGTCTCGTCGCGATTCGTAAGGCGGCCGGAATCAAGCTGGAAACAGGAAGAAAAGAGCTATATGCACCGATGCCTGGCTTAGTAATGCGGATTCTTAAATCGGCTGGTGACAAAGTCAAGAAGGGTGAACCATTGCTCGTCGTTGAAGCGATGAAGATGGAAAATGAGTTGAAGTCTCCGACTGACGGTGTCATTCGGGAAGTCCATGCCGTTGTCGGCAAGCCGATTGACAAAGGAGCAGTGCTTGTCTCTTTCGAAGGTTAA